The Alphaproteobacteria bacterium sequence TGGGATGGTGCCGCGGTTTGAAATTTCTGGACGACGATCGCATTTTGGTGGGGTTCAGTCGTCTACGCCGCACGAAATTCGCCGACAATTTGCGCTGGCTGAGGAAAAGAATAACAAATATGAAAGCCGATACGAATATTTATGTTGCGCCGGAGCCCACCGGAATACGCTGTTTCAACATCAAGACCAAAAAACAGGAATTTTTCTTGAATTTGGAGCAGTACGGAATGAATGCGATATTCTCCATTTTGTAGCTTCCGTGGCGAAGACGGACCGATACAATACAGGGCGCAGCACAACAAGATTTCCCGTCGAGGACACAATCATGCAGTTCGGCCTTTCCGTCCCCCATCGCGGCCCGCTCGCCAACCCGCAGGCGATCCGTGCCATTGCCCGCAATGCGGAGGCGCTGGGTTATGATGTGCTCACCGTGTCCGACCACATCGTCGTGCCGCGGACCATCGGCTCGAAATACCCCTACAGCCCCGATGGCGGCTGGTCCGGCGGCCGGGACGGGGTCTGCTTCGAGCAGTTGTCTCTGTTGAACTATGTCGCCGGCGTGACCGAGACCGCGCGGCTGCTGACCTCGATCATGGTGGTGCCCCACCGGGAGCCGATCCTGGCGGCCAAGGCCATCGCCACCGCCGACCAGTTGTCCGGAGGCCGGGTCGAGTTGGGCATCGGCACCGGCTGGATGGCCGAGGAATTCGCGCTGCTGAAAACCGCGCCCTTTGCCGAGCGCGGCGCGGTGACCAACGAATATATTCGCGCCTTCAAGGAGTTGTGGACCGCGGAAAAGCCGTTCTTCGACGGCGAGTATGTGCAGTTCCGGGACATTTTCTTCGAGCCGAAAACGCTGCAGCCGGGCGGCCCGCGCATCTGGGTCGGCGGCGAGAGCGGCCGGGCGCTGCGGCGTCTCGCGACGCTGGGCGATGTCTGGTACCCGATCGCCGGCGGCAATCCCAAGGCGCCGCTGGATACGCTGGCCGCCTATGACGCGGCCCTGGCGAAGCTGCGCCAGACGGCGGATCAGGTGGGCCGCGATCCCGCAAGCATCGGCCTCGCCTACAGCGCCATGGCCCACTCGCCCCGGGAGAAGCAGGCCGCCGACGGTGCGCGCATGCTGCTGACCGGCTCCGCCGCGGCGCGGCAGGACGATGTGGCGGCGCTCGCCGAACGCGGCGTCGAGACCCTGATCGTCAATGTCGCCGCCGGCGACCTGGACACGGCGCTGGCGCGGCAGGCGGCGTTTGCCGAGGACGTGATGGCCAAATTCCGGTAGGGGAGACAAGGGCATGGCCGACGCGCCGAAGAAAAACCCGATCCTGGAAGCGACCAAGATCCAGGCCCGCGCCGTCATCCCCATCGTCAAGGCGCTGGAGGCGGAACTGGGCCGGGAGCGGGCGCACGCCATCGTAGGCAAGGCCATCGGCGACAGCTATGTCGCCTGGCGCGAGCGGATGGGCTTCGAGACCGACGCCCACCCGCGCACCGAGGCGGAGGCCGGCCCGGACTTTCCGGTGGAGCACGCGGTGGTGGAGGACAGCGACACCGCCTACGGCCACAACATCACCGGCTGCGCCTTCGCCGACTATTTCCGCGCCATCGGCGAACCGGAAATCGGCGCGCTCATGACCTGTGGCGTCGATTTCCCGGCCGAGGCGCGCATCCGCCCCGGCTGGGAGTTCCGGCGCACCCAGACGCGCATGCAGGGCGCGCCGCACTGCGATTTCCGCTGGCGGCGCAAACCGCCGGCCGGTGGGTGAGGCGTCCGGCGCCAGCCTAAAACGCCTCGACCCTAAAACGCCTTGACCACGTCCTCGCACATTTTCTTGGCGTCGCCGAACAGCATCATGGTGTTATCGTTGAAGAACAACGGGTTGTCGACACCGGCATAGCCGCTGGCCATGGAGCGCTTGACGAACATCACCATGCGCGCCTTGTCCACCTCCAGCACCGGCATGCCGTAGATCGGCGAGCTGGGGTCGGTGCGGGCCGAGGGGTTGGTGGTGTCGTTGGCACCGATGACGAAGGCGACATCGGTGGTGGCGAAGTCGCGGTTGATGTCATCCATCTCCAGCACGTCCTCGTAAGGCACGTTCGCCTCCGCCAGCAGCACGTTCATATGGCCCGGCATGCGCCCGGCCACCGGGTGGATGGCATAGCGCACGCGCACGCCTTCGGCCTTCAAAAGGTCGACCATCTCGCGCAACGCGTGCTGCGCCTGAGCCACCGCCATGCCATAGCCCGGCACGATGATGACGCTGCCGGCATTCTTCAGCATGAAGGCGGCGTCGTCGGCATTGCCGGCCTTGACCGGCCCCAGTCCCGCCGCCGCGGCACCGGCGCCCGGGCTGGCGCTCTCGCCGCCGAACCCGCCCAGCAGCACGCTGGTCAGCGAGCGGTTCATGCCCTTGCACATGATGTAGGACAGGATCGCGCCGGACGCGCCCACCAGCGCGCCGGTGATGATCATCAGCGCGTTGTCGAGGGTGAAGCCGATGCCGCAACTGGCCCAGCCGGACAGCGAGTTCAGCACGCTGATGACCACCGGCATGTCCGCGCCACCGATGGGCAGCACCACCATCACGCCCCAGACGAAGCAGATCAGGGCCATGGCCCAGAACAGCCCCTCGCCGCCCCAGCCGCAAAAGGCGATGGCGGAGAAGACCATGATCAGGCCCAGAAAGCCGTTGACCGCCTGCTGGCCGGGAAACACCAGCGGTGAGCCGCTGACCAGGCCCTGAAGCTTGGCGAAGGCGATGACCGAGCCGGTGAAGGTGACGGCGCCGATGCTGGCGGACAGCATCATCTCGACCAGGCTCTGGGCCGGCATTTCGGCGGCGGCCGGCAGGCCATAGAGCGAGGGCGAATGCAGGGCGGCGCCGGAGATGAACACCGCGGCCAGGCCGACCAGCGAGTTGAAGATGGCGACGAGCTGCGGCAGTTCGGTGATCTTCACCCGCAACGCCACGAATATGCCGATGGCGCCGCCGAGCGCGATGCCGCCCAGCACCAGCACGAAGGTCTGGATCTGCGGCGCGAACAGGGTGGCGGCGATGGCGATGGCCATGCCGAGCACGCCGATCAGGTTGCCGGTGCGCGCGCTTTCCGGCGAGGCGAGGCCGCGGATCGCCAGCACGAAGCAGATCGCCGAGGCGAGGTAGGCCAGATCAATGAGGTTCTCGCTCATGGCCTCAGCTCTTCTTCTTGAACATGTCGAGCATGCGGTGGGTGATGATGAACCCGCCGAAAATGTTCACGC is a genomic window containing:
- a CDS encoding TIGR03619 family F420-dependent LLM class oxidoreductase — encoded protein: MQFGLSVPHRGPLANPQAIRAIARNAEALGYDVLTVSDHIVVPRTIGSKYPYSPDGGWSGGRDGVCFEQLSLLNYVAGVTETARLLTSIMVVPHREPILAAKAIATADQLSGGRVELGIGTGWMAEEFALLKTAPFAERGAVTNEYIRAFKELWTAEKPFFDGEYVQFRDIFFEPKTLQPGGPRIWVGGESGRALRRLATLGDVWYPIAGGNPKAPLDTLAAYDAALAKLRQTADQVGRDPASIGLAYSAMAHSPREKQAADGARMLLTGSAAARQDDVAALAERGVETLIVNVAAGDLDTALARQAAFAEDVMAKFR
- a CDS encoding L-2-amino-thiazoline-4-carboxylic acid hydrolase encodes the protein MADAPKKNPILEATKIQARAVIPIVKALEAELGRERAHAIVGKAIGDSYVAWRERMGFETDAHPRTEAEAGPDFPVEHAVVEDSDTAYGHNITGCAFADYFRAIGEPEIGALMTCGVDFPAEARIRPGWEFRRTQTRMQGAPHCDFRWRRKPPAGG
- a CDS encoding NAD(P)(+) transhydrogenase (Re/Si-specific) subunit beta; the encoded protein is MSENLIDLAYLASAICFVLAIRGLASPESARTGNLIGVLGMAIAIAATLFAPQIQTFVLVLGGIALGGAIGIFVALRVKITELPQLVAIFNSLVGLAAVFISGAALHSPSLYGLPAAAEMPAQSLVEMMLSASIGAVTFTGSVIAFAKLQGLVSGSPLVFPGQQAVNGFLGLIMVFSAIAFCGWGGEGLFWAMALICFVWGVMVVLPIGGADMPVVISVLNSLSGWASCGIGFTLDNALMIITGALVGASGAILSYIMCKGMNRSLTSVLLGGFGGESASPGAGAAAAGLGPVKAGNADDAAFMLKNAGSVIIVPGYGMAVAQAQHALREMVDLLKAEGVRVRYAIHPVAGRMPGHMNVLLAEANVPYEDVLEMDDINRDFATTDVAFVIGANDTTNPSARTDPSSPIYGMPVLEVDKARMVMFVKRSMASGYAGVDNPLFFNDNTMMLFGDAKKMCEDVVKAF